The Arachis ipaensis cultivar K30076 chromosome B07, Araip1.1, whole genome shotgun sequence genome includes a window with the following:
- the LOC107607400 gene encoding linoleate 9S-lipoxygenase-like codes for MSIFYNDLGNPDSNEKYARPVLGGSTLPYPRRGRTGRPPTNKDPKSEKWSDFVYLPRDEAFGHLKSSDFLTYGLKSVAQDVMPVLTDAFDANILTLEFGDFAEVDKLYTGGITLPTNFLSKFSPLPVLKEILRTDGEQFLKYPPPKVMQVNKSAWMTDEKFSRETLAGVNPNVIKSLEEFPPGSKLDSKVYGDHTSTMKKEHLEPNLGGLTVEQAIEKKKLFIFEKNKFKQDKGLCYKDNFLLER; via the exons ATGTCTATTTTTTACAATGATTTGGGGAATCCAGATAGCAATGAAAAATATGCTCGCCCTGTTCTTGGAGGATCTACTTTACCGTACCCTCGTAGAGGAAGAACAGGAAGGCCACCTACTAACAAAG ATCCTAAGAGTGAGAAATGGAGCGATTTTGTTTACCTACCAAGGGACGAAGCATTTGGTCACTTGAAGTCATCGGATTTTCTAACTTATGGATTAAAATCTGTAGCCCAAGATGTGATGCCTGTTCTCACAGATGCATTTGATGCAAATATCTTAACTCTTGAGTTTGGTGATTTTGCTGAAGTGGATAAACTCTATACTGGTGGAATTACACTACCTACAAACTTTCTCAGCAAGTTTTCCCCTTTGCCAGTACTCAAGGAAATTCTACGAACAGATGGTGAACAATTCCTTAAATATCCACCACCCAAAGTCATGCAag TGAATAAATCTGCATGGATGACTGATGAAAAATTTTCTAGAGAAACACTTGCTGGTGTAAATCCTAATGTTATTAAGAGTCTTGAG GAGTTTCCACCAGGTAGCAAGCTAGATAGTAAAGTCTATGGTGATCATACTAGTACAATGAAAAAAGAACATTTAGAGCCTAACTTAGGAGGGCTTACTGTAGAACag GCTATTGAGAAGAAAAAATTGTTCATATTTGAGAAGAATAAATTCAAGCAAGACAAAGGCCTATGCTACAAGGACAATTTTCTTCTTGAAAGATGA